The following are encoded in a window of Ignavibacteriales bacterium genomic DNA:
- the pstB gene encoding phosphate ABC transporter ATP-binding protein PstB encodes MEIKISVKNLDAFYGKNKVLHNISIDIPKNKVLAIIGPSGCGKSTFIRCLNRMHEVVGGTIKGEILLDGEDIIKTDPVLLRKRVGMVFQKPNPFPSMSIFDNVAAGLRLNGVRNKKKITPIVEKCLKQSALWDEVKDQLDKSGANISGGQQQRLCIARTLAVDPEVILMDEPASALDPISTTKIEDLIFQLKKDYTIVIVTHNMQQAARVSDYTAFFYMGKLIELDETNKIFTSPSNKQTEDYIRGRFG; translated from the coding sequence ATGGAAATTAAAATATCAGTTAAAAATCTTGATGCATTTTACGGTAAGAATAAAGTACTTCACAATATCTCGATTGATATTCCAAAGAACAAAGTACTTGCTATTATTGGTCCGTCCGGTTGTGGTAAATCAACATTTATAAGATGTTTAAACCGAATGCATGAAGTTGTCGGAGGTACTATAAAAGGGGAAATTTTACTTGATGGAGAAGATATAATAAAAACTGATCCGGTGCTTTTAAGAAAAAGAGTAGGTATGGTTTTTCAAAAACCGAATCCATTCCCTTCAATGTCAATATTCGATAATGTTGCTGCAGGGTTAAGATTAAACGGAGTGAGAAATAAAAAAAAGATTACTCCAATAGTTGAAAAATGTTTAAAGCAATCGGCACTTTGGGATGAAGTAAAAGATCAGCTTGATAAATCCGGTGCGAATATATCAGGCGGACAGCAGCAGAGATTATGCATTGCAAGAACTTTGGCAGTTGATCCGGAAGTAATTTTAATGGATGAACCTGCCAGCGCACTCGACCCGATCTCCACTACTAAAATCGAAGATCTAATCTTTCAACTTAAAAAAGATTATACGATAGTTATTGTAACACATAATATGCAGCAAGCCGCACGTGTAAGCGACTATACTGCTTTTTTCTATATGGGAAAATTAATTGAGCTTGATGAGACTAATAAAATTTTCACATCACCGTCAAATAAACAAACCGAAGATTATATACGCGGTCGTTTCGGATAA
- the phoU gene encoding phosphate signaling complex protein PhoU, producing MSEHFNQEIENLKSNLIKMASLVDEQVDKVITSLNTGDVELCKGIKSQDIEIDRYDNLIQTQCENILALFQPVASDLRLVMSAIMINNNLERCGDIAVNISQRVKKTGNERSLISESQIIDMARTAQEMLKNSIDSFIKNDTELASNVIASDEKVDKLNKQIFNFLVSKMQSNNELIEACTHLIVMSRNIERLADHATNIAENLVFYVDAQIIAHRKKLERSGN from the coding sequence ATGTCAGAACACTTTAACCAAGAAATAGAAAATCTAAAATCAAATCTTATTAAAATGGCATCTTTAGTAGATGAGCAGGTTGATAAAGTTATCACTTCCTTAAATACTGGTGATGTTGAATTGTGCAAAGGAATTAAATCTCAAGATATCGAAATTGATAGATACGATAATTTAATCCAGACTCAATGTGAAAATATTTTAGCTTTATTCCAGCCTGTTGCTTCTGATTTAAGATTAGTAATGTCTGCTATAATGATTAACAACAACCTAGAACGATGTGGTGATATTGCTGTAAATATTTCTCAGAGAGTAAAGAAAACCGGTAATGAGCGTTCTCTTATTTCAGAATCCCAAATTATTGATATGGCACGTACTGCTCAAGAGATGTTAAAAAATTCAATTGATTCATTTATTAAAAATGACACAGAACTTGCAAGTAATGTTATTGCTAGCGATGAAAAGGTTGATAAATTGAATAAACAAATATTTAATTTCCTTGTTTCAAAAATGCAATCTAACAATGAATTAATTGAAGCTTGTACTCATCTTATAGTTATGTCTCGCAATATTGAACGATTGGCAGATCATGCAACTAACATTGCAGAGAACTTAGTGTTTTATGTTGATGCTCAGATTATTGCTCATAGAAAAAAACTTGAACGCAGTGGAAATTAA